In one Desulfoferula mesophila genomic region, the following are encoded:
- a CDS encoding glycosyltransferase: MGKAGILRLVTLGYGRVIPPRVNRVLPRRLRVLAKYGLNAVSGGPSAPRGPVEYLHTHEHGRHKIKASVRARLARLPECQTSIAAYQQARDQRDPSALKIAVYVTITNNYDSIKLPESFNPGLDYVLFSDRPVADTGVYEVRPITYHNDDPTRTARFVKTHPHVLLGDYDVAVWVDSNIMLLDDIFPLVQKFLVSGKLVASNPHPCRNTLYEEARICRRFKTDDGDLIKNQVKTYRRLQFAHNDLVENNVMMFDLRDERTGRFLDAWWAEMERGSKRDQLSFNYCLASLGLDWHRITDRAAPVLDHPCFALMVHDHAQGPAQELVEALGTGLVDPYAGPGFAGLRDARVRAHSRRAIDIVVCVHDALDDVRRCLDSVAAKRAGDRQKLILIDDGSGPETADYLRGFARGKDWVTLRRNEAARGFSGAVNQGLVLSSGELVIALNSDTVVTDGWAEKMADAVFSTPGAGLVGVMSNAAGYQSLPDRTGTRHQTAINPLPPGMGPDDLNRWCEQWAGADSLPLVPLVHGFCLGFTRQALERVGLLDEEAFPGGYGVEDDYTMRAADAGVLAVLAGHTYVFHAKSKSYAPARRAEFMRRGLRTLGHRHGSHRLVRAMASMAGNPFLGRMRRRAAELYTGDNQARPEAPSRWGR; this comes from the coding sequence GTGGGCAAAGCGGGAATCTTGAGGTTGGTCACGCTGGGTTATGGCCGGGTAATCCCGCCCCGGGTAAACCGGGTGCTGCCCCGCCGACTGCGGGTTTTGGCCAAGTACGGCTTGAACGCCGTGAGCGGCGGCCCGTCGGCTCCCCGGGGGCCGGTGGAGTATCTCCACACCCATGAGCACGGGCGCCACAAGATCAAGGCCAGCGTGCGGGCGCGCCTGGCGCGTTTGCCGGAGTGCCAAACAAGCATCGCCGCCTACCAACAGGCCCGCGATCAACGCGATCCGTCCGCGTTGAAAATCGCGGTCTACGTGACCATTACCAATAATTACGACTCCATCAAGCTGCCGGAGAGCTTCAACCCCGGCCTGGACTACGTGTTGTTCAGCGACCGCCCGGTGGCCGACACCGGGGTTTATGAGGTGCGGCCCATCACCTACCACAACGACGATCCCACCCGCACGGCCCGCTTCGTCAAGACCCATCCCCACGTCCTGCTCGGCGATTACGACGTGGCGGTGTGGGTGGATTCCAACATCATGCTTTTGGATGACATCTTTCCCCTGGTGCAAAAGTTCCTCGTCTCCGGCAAGCTGGTGGCCAGCAATCCCCATCCCTGCCGAAACACCCTGTATGAAGAAGCCCGCATCTGCCGCCGGTTCAAAACCGACGACGGCGATCTGATCAAAAATCAGGTTAAAACCTACCGGCGTCTTCAGTTCGCGCACAACGACTTGGTCGAGAACAACGTGATGATGTTCGACCTGCGCGATGAGCGGACGGGGCGTTTTTTGGACGCGTGGTGGGCCGAGATGGAGCGCGGCTCCAAGCGCGATCAACTCAGCTTCAATTACTGCCTGGCGTCCCTGGGCCTGGATTGGCACCGGATTACCGACCGCGCGGCCCCGGTACTCGACCACCCCTGCTTCGCCCTGATGGTGCACGATCACGCCCAGGGCCCGGCCCAGGAGCTGGTGGAGGCCCTGGGGACTGGATTGGTGGACCCCTACGCCGGCCCCGGCTTCGCCGGACTGCGCGACGCCCGTGTCCGGGCCCATAGCCGGCGGGCCATCGACATCGTCGTCTGCGTGCACGACGCCTTGGACGACGTGCGGCGCTGCCTGGATTCGGTGGCGGCCAAGCGCGCGGGCGACCGGCAAAAACTCATCTTGATCGACGACGGCTCCGGACCGGAGACGGCGGATTACCTGCGGGGTTTCGCCCGGGGCAAGGACTGGGTGACCCTGCGGCGCAACGAGGCGGCCCGCGGCTTCAGCGGCGCGGTAAACCAGGGCCTGGTCCTGTCCAGCGGCGAGTTGGTCATCGCGCTAAACAGCGACACCGTGGTTACCGACGGCTGGGCCGAAAAGATGGCCGACGCGGTATTTTCCACTCCCGGCGCGGGTTTGGTGGGGGTCATGTCCAACGCCGCCGGCTACCAGTCCCTGCCCGATCGCACCGGAACCCGGCACCAAACCGCCATAAACCCGCTGCCGCCGGGCATGGGCCCCGACGATCTGAACCGTTGGTGCGAACAATGGGCCGGGGCGGACAGCCTGCCCCTGGTCCCCCTGGTGCACGGCTTTTGCCTGGGTTTCACCCGCCAGGCCCTGGAGCGCGTGGGCCTTTTGGACGAGGAGGCCTTCCCCGGAGGTTACGGGGTGGAGGACGACTACACCATGCGGGCGGCGGACGCCGGAGTCCTGGCGGTGCTGGCCGGGCACACCTACGTCTTTCACGCCAAGTCCAAAAGCTATGCTCCGGCGCGGCGAGCGGAGTTCATGCGCCGGGGCCTGAGAACGCTGGGGCACAGGCACGGCTCCCATCGCTTGGTTCGGGCCATGGCCAGCATGGCCGGCAATCCCTTTTTGGGGCGAATGCGACGCAGGGCCGCTGAACTCTACACGGGGGACAATCAGGCCCGGCCAGAGGCGCCCTCCCGGTGGGGGCGATAG
- the gmd gene encoding GDP-mannose 4,6-dehydratase, whose translation MPEAKRALITGITGQDGSYLAELLLSKGYQVWGIIRRSSSLNTSRIEHIRRSSPEQESNFQLVYGDLTDSSSLNQILQSVQPHEIYNLAAQSHVKVSFEVPEYTADTTALGALRLLEGMRQLGVKARYYQASSSEMFGQTEADAQKETTPFHPRSPYACSKVFAYWITINYRESYGMFAVNGILFNHESPRRGETFVTRKISMAVARIKAGLQDKLYLGNLDAQRDWGYAGDYVEAMWMMLQQDQPEDYVIGTGETHSVRDFVEEAFTSVGLDWRDYVEIDPRFFRPADVEYLRCDPGKAKRKMGWEPRVKFHELVKMMVEADLEELKAR comes from the coding sequence ATGCCCGAAGCCAAGCGTGCGCTGATCACCGGCATTACCGGCCAGGACGGTTCCTATCTGGCCGAATTACTCTTGAGCAAGGGCTATCAGGTGTGGGGGATAATTCGCCGGAGCAGCTCGCTCAACACCAGCCGTATAGAGCACATCCGCCGGTCTTCCCCGGAGCAGGAGTCCAACTTCCAGCTGGTCTATGGCGACCTTACCGATTCTTCCTCGCTGAATCAGATCCTGCAAAGCGTGCAGCCCCATGAAATATACAACCTGGCCGCCCAAAGCCATGTCAAAGTCAGCTTCGAGGTGCCCGAGTACACCGCCGATACCACCGCCCTGGGGGCCTTGCGCCTTTTGGAGGGCATGCGCCAGTTGGGGGTAAAGGCCCGGTATTATCAGGCCAGCTCCAGCGAGATGTTCGGGCAGACCGAAGCCGACGCCCAAAAGGAGACCACTCCCTTCCATCCCCGCAGCCCTTACGCTTGTTCCAAGGTGTTCGCCTATTGGATTACCATCAACTACCGCGAGAGCTACGGCATGTTCGCGGTCAACGGCATCTTGTTCAACCACGAGTCTCCCCGGCGCGGCGAGACCTTCGTGACCCGTAAAATCTCCATGGCGGTGGCCCGCATCAAGGCGGGCCTGCAAGACAAGCTCTATCTGGGCAACCTGGACGCCCAACGCGATTGGGGCTATGCCGGCGATTACGTCGAGGCCATGTGGATGATGCTGCAACAAGACCAGCCCGAGGATTACGTGATCGGCACCGGCGAGACCCACAGCGTGCGCGATTTCGTCGAGGAGGCCTTCACTTCGGTGGGCCTGGACTGGCGCGACTACGTGGAGATAGATCCCCGCTTTTTCCGGCCGGCGGACGTGGAATACCTGCGTTGCGATCCCGGCAAGGCCAAGCGCAAGATGGGCTGGGAGCCCAGGGTCAAGTTCCACGAGTTGGTCAAGATGATGGTGGAAGCCGACCTGGAGGAGCTCAAAGCCCGCTAG
- a CDS encoding nucleotide sugar dehydrogenase, with product MNQDVPQVSLSPEGESFALPTQEDYDAENQRLASLVAEQKELGREIVVVMGVGFVGAVMAAVVADSVDSDGRPGKFVIGMQRPSTRSYWKIPLLNRGLSPVKAEDPEVDITIERCVNQKKTLTATFSYEALAYADVVVVDVQCDYSKEALADVVRGKVEMAALEESLRIIGQRMPAECLVLIETTVPPGTTEYVANPILKKAFEKRGLGSEPLLAHSFERVMPGREYVQSIRDYWRVCAGVNPASRQRVQKFLSEVINVAEYPLTVLDRPIESETTKIMENSFRATILAFMDEWSTFAENNGVDVVKVIQAIKKRPSHNNLMFPGPGVGGYCLPKDGGLGVWAYHHLMGFQQPLFKITPLAIDINDSRALHAAEVVRDALRSMGTLVPNSRIVVLGAAYREDVGDTRYSGSELVVRRLAEMGAELAAHDPYVRVWWEFAKQEEYPATSASRARFFRNQEDLKDLEVHQDLSAALSGADAVVLCVRHAQYLELDPDWVVEACGGPVAVVDCFAILDDERIRRYIELDCEVKGLGRGHINRIKDEVRG from the coding sequence ATGAACCAAGATGTGCCGCAGGTTTCCCTTAGCCCCGAGGGAGAATCCTTTGCCCTACCCACGCAGGAGGATTACGATGCTGAAAACCAGCGCCTAGCCTCCCTGGTGGCCGAGCAGAAGGAACTGGGGCGCGAGATCGTGGTGGTCATGGGCGTTGGCTTCGTGGGCGCGGTGATGGCCGCGGTGGTGGCCGACAGCGTGGACTCGGACGGCCGTCCCGGCAAGTTCGTCATCGGCATGCAAAGGCCCAGCACCCGCAGCTATTGGAAGATTCCTCTGCTCAACCGGGGACTTTCCCCGGTGAAGGCGGAAGATCCCGAGGTGGACATCACCATCGAGCGCTGCGTGAACCAAAAGAAAACCCTTACCGCCACCTTTTCCTACGAGGCCCTGGCCTACGCGGACGTGGTGGTGGTGGACGTGCAGTGCGATTATTCCAAGGAAGCCCTGGCCGACGTGGTGCGGGGCAAGGTGGAGATGGCCGCCTTGGAGGAGAGCCTGCGCATCATCGGGCAGAGGATGCCGGCCGAGTGCCTGGTGCTCATCGAGACCACGGTCCCGCCGGGCACCACCGAATACGTGGCCAACCCCATCTTGAAAAAGGCCTTTGAGAAGCGGGGCCTGGGCTCGGAACCTCTCCTGGCCCACAGCTTCGAGCGGGTCATGCCCGGCCGCGAATACGTCCAAAGCATCCGCGACTATTGGCGGGTATGCGCCGGGGTAAACCCGGCCAGCCGCCAGAGGGTCCAGAAGTTCCTCTCCGAGGTGATCAACGTGGCCGAATATCCCCTCACCGTGCTGGACCGGCCCATTGAGAGCGAAACCACCAAGATCATGGAGAACAGCTTCCGGGCCACCATCCTGGCCTTCATGGACGAGTGGAGCACCTTCGCCGAGAACAACGGGGTGGACGTGGTCAAGGTCATCCAGGCCATAAAAAAGCGCCCCAGCCACAACAACCTCATGTTCCCGGGCCCGGGTGTGGGCGGCTATTGCCTGCCCAAGGACGGCGGCCTGGGGGTGTGGGCCTATCACCACCTCATGGGCTTCCAGCAGCCGCTTTTCAAGATCACCCCCCTGGCCATCGACATCAACGACAGCCGGGCCCTGCACGCCGCCGAGGTGGTGCGCGACGCCCTGCGCAGCATGGGCACCCTGGTGCCCAACAGCCGCATCGTGGTGTTGGGCGCGGCCTACCGCGAAGACGTGGGCGACACCCGCTATTCGGGCAGCGAGCTGGTGGTGCGGCGTTTGGCCGAGATGGGGGCCGAGCTGGCGGCGCACGACCCCTACGTAAGGGTGTGGTGGGAGTTCGCCAAGCAGGAAGAGTATCCGGCCACCAGCGCCAGCCGGGCCCGTTTTTTCCGCAACCAGGAAGACCTCAAGGATCTGGAGGTGCACCAGGACCTGTCCGCCGCTCTTTCGGGGGCCGACGCGGTGGTGCTTTGCGTGCGCCACGCCCAATACCTGGAGTTGGACCCCGACTGGGTGGTGGAGGCCTGCGGCGGGCCGGTGGCGGTGGTGGATTGTTTTGCCATCTTGGACGACGAGCGCATCCGGCGCTATATTGAACTGGATTGTGAAGTGAAGGGCCTGGGGCGCGGACATATAAATCGCATCAAGGACGAGGTGAGGGGCTAG
- a CDS encoding tetratricopeptide repeat protein — protein MAKVDRKKLLKEPDEFLTLSGQVIRWGKGNLNKVLWSATAVALIVAAVLGFKTYLDWREQKAAAELAGVMTGYAAAVDGKLPQDKTAKLAADLTKVTDQYGSTPAGMQARLALGDLRLGLGQWEQAQKVFASLTEEGGLGADLAPLAYHGLGQALEGREDYKQAAQVYAQAIAAAGPNLGQIYKLDRARVLAASGDSQGAAAIYKEILGQPAGQAVHERARGALAALGQEVPAES, from the coding sequence ATGGCCAAGGTTGATCGCAAGAAGTTGCTCAAGGAGCCCGACGAGTTCCTCACCCTCAGCGGCCAGGTGATCCGTTGGGGCAAGGGTAATCTCAACAAGGTGCTGTGGAGCGCCACCGCCGTGGCCCTGATCGTGGCCGCGGTCCTGGGCTTCAAGACCTACCTGGATTGGCGCGAGCAAAAGGCGGCCGCAGAGCTGGCCGGGGTTATGACCGGCTACGCGGCGGCGGTGGACGGCAAGCTGCCCCAGGACAAGACCGCCAAGCTGGCCGCCGACCTGACCAAGGTCACCGACCAGTACGGCTCCACCCCCGCCGGGATGCAGGCCCGCCTGGCCCTGGGCGACCTGCGCCTGGGCCTGGGCCAGTGGGAACAGGCCCAAAAGGTGTTTGCCAGCCTGACCGAGGAAGGCGGCCTGGGGGCCGATCTGGCGCCCTTGGCCTACCACGGGCTGGGCCAGGCGTTGGAAGGGCGCGAGGACTACAAGCAGGCGGCCCAGGTCTATGCCCAGGCCATCGCCGCCGCCGGGCCCAACCTGGGACAGATCTACAAGCTGGACCGGGCCCGCGTCTTGGCCGCCTCCGGCGACAGCCAGGGAGCCGCGGCCATCTACAAGGAGATTCTGGGCCAGCCTGCCGGGCAGGCGGTGCATGAGCGGGCGCGGGGCGCCTTGGCCGCCCTGGGCCAGGAGGTCCCCGCCGAGAGCTAG
- a CDS encoding C45 family autoproteolytic acyltransferase/hydolase, translating into MALLLALVMAAPAGACTLWAAVGSGVAGGGALAAKNRDWTPDSPGRLELVRPRGGLAYLALMAGGRKGWGVRAGVNQAGLTVLSASASALPKNRRGGPPGISRRLLSGFASVQAVLDQDWMFQGLGPRFYLLADARQIALVEIAPGGQARITSARQGELAHTNHYQSPDLAGFNQRPALSSHARQAQVEALLAAAARPLTLEEFQRLSQDRGAGPDNSLWRTGSRPQGTRTLASFLVRLPLTGSPEVWAVLANPGQPERRIKIILDENFWQGPTGPLP; encoded by the coding sequence GTGGCCCTCCTCCTGGCCCTGGTAATGGCGGCCCCGGCCGGAGCCTGCACCCTGTGGGCGGCGGTGGGCTCCGGGGTGGCCGGGGGCGGCGCTCTGGCAGCCAAGAACCGCGACTGGACCCCGGACAGCCCCGGTCGACTGGAGTTGGTGCGCCCCCGGGGAGGCTTGGCCTACTTGGCCCTCATGGCCGGGGGCCGCAAGGGCTGGGGGGTGCGGGCCGGGGTGAACCAGGCCGGGCTCACGGTCCTGAGCGCCTCGGCCTCGGCCCTGCCCAAGAACCGGCGCGGCGGCCCGCCGGGCATCAGCCGCCGCCTGTTGTCCGGCTTCGCCTCGGTGCAGGCGGTGCTGGACCAAGACTGGATGTTCCAGGGCCTGGGGCCGCGCTTTTATCTGCTGGCCGACGCCCGCCAGATCGCCTTGGTGGAGATAGCCCCAGGCGGGCAGGCGCGCATCACCAGCGCCCGCCAGGGAGAGCTGGCCCACACCAACCACTATCAAAGCCCCGACCTGGCCGGGTTCAACCAGCGCCCGGCCCTGAGCAGCCACGCCCGCCAGGCGCAGGTGGAGGCCCTGTTGGCCGCCGCGGCCCGCCCGTTGACCCTGGAGGAATTCCAGAGGCTGAGCCAGGACCGGGGGGCCGGGCCGGACAACAGCCTGTGGCGCACCGGCTCCCGGCCCCAGGGCACCCGCACCCTGGCCTCGTTCCTGGTGCGCCTGCCATTGACCGGGTCCCCGGAGGTGTGGGCCGTCCTGGCCAACCCCGGCCAGCCAGAGCGGCGGATCAAAATAATCCTGGATGAAAACTTCTGGCAGGGACCAACCGGCCCGCTCCCCTAG